ACCAATCTTCATTGCGAAAATCGCAACAATCCATTAGGCGTTGATGTAAAACAGCCCAAACTCAGCTGGCAATTACAATCATCTCAACAAAATATATTACAAACTGCATTTCGCATTCTTGTTGCAGATGATGAAGCGATATTGAAAAAGAACATCGGGAATGTATGGGATTCGAAACAGATCAAATCTTCAGCTTCAATTCAAGTTGCTTATTCTGGGAAAGCATTGCTGTCCGCTAAAAAATATTTCTGGAAAATACAAGTATGGGATAATAAAGGAAATTTTTCTGCATGGAGCAGTGCAGCTTATTGGCAAATGGGTTTATTGCAAACAAAAGATTGGAGTAACGCTAAATGGATCGGTTATGAAGAGATCAACGATACGGCCATTATTGCTCCACATGTGCATCAGAGCGGCAAAAAAGCATGGGGTCCACGCAAAGATATTCTGCCTGTTCTACGGAAAGAATTTGCTGTTGCAAAAAAAATAAAACAGGCAACTGTGTTCATCTGCGGTCTTGGTCATTTTGAAGTAAGCATCAACGGAAAAAAGATCGGCGATCATTTTCTTGCACCCGGCTGGACGAATTACAGCAAACATGCTCAATATGTAACCTTTGATGTAACGAAGAGTATACAAGAGGGAAAGAATGCTATTGGTGTAATGCTCGGCAATGGGTTTTATTATATCCCTTCTGAACGTTATCGTAAAATGACCGGTGCTTATGGTTATCCCAAACTGATTACAAAAACGGTGATCGAGTTTACTGATGGAACGAAACAGCAGATCATCAGCGATGAAAGCTGGAAGACCGACAAATCGCCCATCATCTACTCAAGCATATTTGGAGGCGAAGATTATGATGCTAATCTTTTTCAACAAGGTTGGAATGAACCGGGCTTTAATGATGCGAAGTGGAAAAAAGTGATCATCACCAAAGGCCCTGCATTACTTGAATCGCAAATGAATGAACCTGTGAAAGTGATGCAACATCTGCCCACTAAAACAAAACGTGAGTTAAAAACAGGCGTCACGTTGTATGATCTTGGACAAAATTTCTCCGGTGTTCCTTCCATTACAGTAAAAGGAAGCAAAGGTGATACGGTTAAATTAATTTGTGGTGAATTGATCAATGCAGACGGAACGGCTAATCAAACAGCAACAGGCAGTCCGTCTTTCTTTAGTTATATCTTAAAAGGCGATGGCGAAGAAAGCTGGCATCCGTTGTTTACATACACCGGCTTCCGTTATGTGGAAGTGCATTGCAAGCCGAAAGAAAATAATCAATTACTTCCGCAAATAATAAAACTGGAAGGATTACATATACGTAATGCAGCGAACACAGTTGGTTCATTCAGTTGTTCAAACGATCTGTTTAACCGCACACATACATTGATCGACTGGGCCATTAAAAGTAATATGGTGAGCGTGTTTACTGATTGTCCGCATAGGGAGAAACTTGGCTGGCTGGAAGAAACACATTTGGTGGGCGCTTCTGTTCATTACAATTATGATGTGGCAGCGTTGAATAAGAAAGTGATCAACGACATGAAGAACGCACAGTATCCAAATGGAAAAATTCCGGAGATCGCTCCTGAGTTTACTGTTTTTACGCCACCGTTTGATGAATCGCCGGAGTGGGGAAGCGCAGCGATCATTTATTCCTGGTATAATTATCAATGGTATGGCGACAAAGAAACGTTGTTGCAATCGTATGATATGATGAAGGCATATGTGCTGTATCTGAAAAGCAAAGCGAATAACAATATTCTTTCGCATGGATTGGGCGATTGGTTTGATATTGGTCCGAAGAAATCAGGTTTTGCACAAATGACAAAGATGGGCATAACAGCGACTGCTACGTTTTATTATGATCTCAACATCATGATCAAAATAGCCACCATGTTGAAGAAGAATGATGATGTGAAATTCTATCAACAATTGGCAGCAGATATAAAAGCAGCTTTCAATAAAACTTTTTTTGATCCAATCAAATTGCAATACGATTCTTCAAGTCAAACCGCCAATGCAATGGCATTGTATATGGGTTTGGTAGAAGAAAAAAACAGTCAGGCTGTTGTTGATGCGTTGATCCGTGAAATTAAAGGCAGGAACAATGCATTAACAGCAGGCGATATCGGTTACCGTTATGTGTTGAAAGCTTTGGAACAAGCCGGAAGAAGTGATGTGATCTTTGATATGAATTATCGTGATGATGTGCCGGGTTATGGCTATCAACTCAAACATGGTGCTACTGCTCTTACCGAAAGCTGGCAGGCGTATGAATCAGTTTCAAATAATCATTTTATGTTGGGACATTTAATGGAATGGTTCTATGCCGGTCTTTCCGGTATCAAACAAACAGAACAGTCTGTAGCTTATAAAGAAATTATGATCAAACCTGAAGTAGTGGGTGATGTAACAAATGCAAAAGCATCATTTGAATCGCCTTATGGTTTAATCAAAAGTGAATGGGTAAAAACAACTTCATCATTTAACTTGCAGCTGCAAATACCTGCCAACAGCACAGCCGTTGTGTATGTTCCTGCAAAGCCAGGACAAACAGTTTTGCAGAATGGAAAGAAAGCAACGGCTGTTTATGCAAATGGAAGAGCAGTCGTGAAGATTGGTTCAGGTAATTATCAATTTAGTGTAGCAAATAACTAATAAAGGATTTTATGAAAGCATTAGTGTGTCAGCAGCCGGGTTCGTTTGAATATGTAGAAAAGGAAAGGCCAGAGATTCAACCCGGTCGTGCTATTTTAAAAGTAAAACGCATTGGTATCTGCGGAACCGATCTGCATGCCTTCGAAGGAACACAACCTTACTTTGCTTATCCACGCATACTCGGTCATGAGTTGGGCTGTGAAATTGTACAGGTTGATGCAGATGCAGGTTTTGAAGTAGGCGAGCATGTAACACTCATCCCATATTTTCATTGCGGCGAATGTATTGCCTGCAGGAATGGTTTGCCTAACTGTTGTGCGGCCATCAATGTATTTGGTGTGCATGTAGATGGCGGTATGATGGAATATATTTCTGTTCCCACATCGGCATTGCTGCATGGCGGCGATATGAGTTTTGATGAACTCGCATTGGTTGAGCCTTTGGCGATCGGTGCACATGGCATTCGCAGGGCAAATGTTCGTGCAGGTGAATTTGTATTGGTGATTGGTGCAGGCCCTATCGGTTTGGGCATTATGGAATTTGGCCGCATAGCAGGTGGACAAGTAATTGCGATGGATGTAAACGATACCCGTTTAAATTTCTGTAAGGATAAATTAAAAGTACAACATACCATCAACCCATTAAATGAAGATATACTGCAACGATTAAAAGAAATTACCAATGGAGATATGCCAACAGTGGTGATTGATGCAACAGGAAATCAAAAAGCGATCAACAGTGCATTTCTATATATGGCGCATGGCGCAAGATATGTGTTGGTGGGTTTGCAGAAGGGAGAATTGATTGTTAGTCATCCTGAATTTCACAAACGGGAGGCAACACTCATGAGCAGCCGCAATGCAACGCAGGAAGATTTTGATCATGTAATGATGTGTATGCGCAATAAACTGGTTGATCCGGCGACTTATATTACACATCGTGTAAAGTTTGATGAAGTGAAAGATAATTTCAAAAGCTGGTTGGATCCAAAGAATGGTGTGATCAAAGCAATGGTGGAACTGTAACTTCGCATAAATTTTCAACAATTAAAAGAAAGGATATATGCAATACAGAACACTCGGTAAAACAGGAATGGATGTATCAGCCATCAGTCTCGGTACATGGCAGGTAGGTGGTAAATGGGGCAGCGCATTTGATGAAAAAAATGCAGATGCCATATTAAATGTAGCAGTCGATAACGGCGTCAATTTTATTGACACGGCCGATGTATACAGCGATGGAGAAAGCGAAAAAGCCATTGGCCATTTTCTCAAAACAAGAAAAGAAAAACTATTTGTTGCAACGAAATGTGGCCGGCAAATTCAGCCGCACGTGAACGAAGGTTATACGCCTGCTGTGTTACGCAAGTATGTGGAAGATAGTTTGAAACGTTTGCAGATTGAAACAATTGATCTGATTCAGTTGCATTGTCCGCCGACAGCAGTCTATTATCGTCCGGAAATTTTTGGCATGTTTGATGAACTTAAGAAAGAAGGAAAGATCCAACATCTTGGTGTGAGTGTGGAGAAAATAGAAGAAGCATTAAAGGCCATTGAGTTCGATAATGTAACAACGGTGCAGATCATCTTCAATATGTTTCGTCAGCGGCCTGCAGAATTATTTTTTGAACAGGCGAAGAAGAAAAACATTGGTGTGATTGTACGGGTGCCATTAGCAAGCGGCCTATTAACGGGAAATTATACTGCACAAACCATATTTGAGAGCGGCGATCATCGACAGTTCAACCGCAACGGTGAAGCGTTTGATAAAGGCGAAACATTTTCAGGTATCGATTATGCAACAGGTTTGCAGGCTGTGGAAGAGTTAAAACAAATTGTTCCTGCAGGTAAATCATTAGCTGCATTGGCGTTGAAATGGATACTGGATTTTGATGCAGTAAGCACAGTTATCCCCGGCGCTTCAAAACCAGAGCAGGTAACACGTAATCTTGAAGCATTGAATGAACCATCGCTCAGCAGCGAGCAGTTGCAACAGGTGCAGGCTGTGTATGAAAAATATATCAAAGCATCTGTGCATCATTTGTGGTAGGATGATGATATCGTCTGACGGATAAAATAAATTGGCACGGATGCACAGAAATCATGGAATAATGAAGTTGAATAAAAATATAGTAATCGTTGTTGCTTTTCTGTTGTTGAGTTTAATTTCATCAGCACAGGTTCGTTCAGTTGTTGATTTCAATATTGGCTGGAAATTCTTTTTAGGTAATGATAGTCTTGCAAGCGAAACAAACTACAACGATGCAAAATGGCGGAGTTTAAACCTGCCGCACGACTGGAGTATTGAAAGCAACTTCTCTTCTTCCTTTCCTGCAACCAACCAGGGCGGTGCATTACCGGGTGGTGTTGGTTGGTATCGTAGAACATTTACCGTTCCTCTTACATCAAAAAACAAAGTAACACGTATTGAATTTGATGGCGTATATAAGAATAGTGAAGTATGGATCAACGGACATTATCTCGGTAAGCGTCCTTACGGTTATATCAACTTCTCTTATAATCTAACTCCTTATTTGATTTACGGTAAGTCAAATGTAATTGTAGTTAAAGTAGATAATAGTTTACAACCCGATTCAAGATGGTATAGCGGCAGTGGTATTTACAGAGATGTGAAATTGGTTACAACAAACAATATATCTATAGCAGAAGCCGGCGTATTTATCACAACACCCGTCATCAATAAAAACAAAGCAACTGTTGCTGTTCAATACAAGGTTTCAAACTCAGGTAATCAAAAAGAAATTGTAAACCTGTACACCGATGTGTATGATGCAGCAGGGAAGAAGATAGCTACATCAAAACATATTGTGCTACGTGCAATACCTGCCGGTGGTTATTCATATGCTGACCAATTGCAAATCAACACGCCCATTCTTTGGTCAACTGCGAAACCTTATTTGTACAAAGCAATTACACGAATTGAAAGCAATGGTCAATTGATCGATGAAGTAAAAACAAACTTTGGTATCCGTTCTTTCCGTTTCGATGCAGCCAACGGTTTCTTCCTCAACGATGAACCACTAAAAATTCAAGGCGTTTGTATGCATCACGATCTTGGTGCATTGGGTGCAGCTTACAATCATGCTGCAGCAAAACGACAGTTGAAGATATTAAAAGAGATGGGTGTGAATGCCATCCGTTTCTCACACAATCCACCGGCAGCAGCTATTCTTGATCTCTGCGATGAAATGGGTTTTTTTGTGCAGGTGGAAGCATTCGATATGTGGAAGAAAAGAAAAAACAGATTCGATTACAATCTCTACTTCGATGAATGGCATGCACGTGATATACAGGCAATGGTGTTGCGTGATCGGAATCATCCTTCTGTTTTTATGTGGAGCATCGGTAACGAAATAAGAGAACAGTTCGACAGCACTGGTACAACCATTGCCAAGCGATTAGTTGATCTTGTAAAAGCGATCGATACAACACGACCCGTTACCTGCGCATTAACCGAAAACTTTCCTGAGAAAAACTTCATCTGGAAATCGGGAGCACTTGATGTGCTCGGATTCAATTATAAGTTGTACGATTATGCAGAATTGCCCAAACGTTTCCCCGGTCAATCATTTGTTGCAACAGAAACAGCATCAGCTTTATCTTCAAGAGGTTCGTACGACATGCCCAGCGATAGTAATCGTCTTTGGCCACCTGATGGTAAAACGCCAACAGTAAAAGGCAATGCAGATATGAGCGTATCGGCATACGATCATGTATATGCCTATTGGGGTTCTTCGCATGAAGCTGCATTATTGGCGGTGAACAAATACAAATTCATGTCGGGCATGTTTGTATGGAGTGGTTTTGATTTTCTTGGCGAACCTGTTCCGTATGCATGGCCTGCACGTAGTTCATATTATGGTATAGTTGATCTGGCTGGTTTTCCAAAAGATGTGTACTATCTCTATCAAAGTGAATGGACTAAAAAACCTGTTCTTCATTTATTCCCGCATTGGAACTGGAACAAAGCTGATACCGTTGATGTATGGGCTTATTATAACAATGCCGATGAAGTGGAATTATTTCTCAACGGTAAATCATTAGGCAGCAAAAGCAAGACAACCGATGTCTTACATATTAAGTGGCGTGTGCCTTATCAACCGGGCGTGTTAAAAGCTATATCAAAGAAGAACGGAAAAGCAATACTTACTAAAGAGATCAGAACTGCTGGCGCACCTGCTAAAATTCAACTTATTGCAGATCGAACTAACTTAAAGGCCAATGGAAAAGATCTCTCTTTTATTACTGCAAGGCTGTTAGATAAAGATGGAAATATTGTTCCCGGTGCTGATCAACTTATTGAATTTTCTGTTAGCGGTCCGGCTTTTGTAGCTGGCACAGATAACGGCTACCCGGCCGATAGCAGCTCTCTCAAAAACCACAAACGTACAACCTGGAAAGGTATGGCATTGGCGATCATACAATCGCAAGGAAAAAAGGGAAATATTACAGTTACTGCAAAATCAGCTGGATTAAAGTTGTCTGTTATTTCAATAAAAAGCGAGTAATAACAACAGCATATGGGTTACGGGAACGATTGCGTAATTTTTGGGTGAATAGTAAAATGTTCCATCTTAATAGCAAAACCTTACATTTTTAAGGCTGGTAGCAAATGTACCTTTAGTTCGTGAATGACATGATTGGATCTGGTCCAAAAACATTCATCTAAAACGATTAAATGCTGTAGAATGAAAAGAAACTTGCTTGCATATAATAATTATTATAAACTGATCGGTAGCATTTCTCCATCGCTCCGTTTATTTTCTGCAAACAAAATCCTCATTCTTTTTATTTCTTTTTTAATAGCAGCAGTTGTAAATGCACAGGAAAATAAAACACCTGACCCTGCTTATATTAAAGTGATCACAGAACGTTCTGCCAAGATCGTTAACACACTTTCCATTAAAGATTCTGTACAGTATAAAAATGCATTAGCTGTACTTGTAAATCAGTATAACAGTATTAATAATATACACGAAGAAACTAAACTCGCTTTAGCAGCAATTAAACAGCAATCGATCACCGCTCAGGAATCTGCTCTTCAGGTACAAAAGCAGGAAGAGAAAAAAGTAGCGCAGCTTCAGCAACTGCACAACTCTTTTCTTGCCGGGTTACAAAAGGTTATTTCTGAAGAGCAGATTGAGCTGGTGAAAAATGCTATGACTTACAATGTGCTGCATGTTACTTACACTGCATACCTCGACATGATCCCCACCCTGAAAGAAGACCAAAAAAAGAAAATCTATGATTGGCTGATAGAGGCAAGAGAACTGGCCATGGACGGAGAATCATCAGATAAAAAACACGCCATCTTTGGTAAGTACAAAGGCCGCATCAATAATTATCTTTCTGCTGCAGGTTACGATCTTACTAAAGAAAGAGAAGAATGGCAGAAAAGAATAAAAGCAAAAAACGAGTCTTCTAAATAAACAACTACTGATCATTATCATTCAACCCCAAAAGCAAAATGCCATATAACATGAAGTATTTGCGACAACCAAAACTGATGTTGCTGACTGTCTTTTCATTTCTGACAGTTGCCCTGTTTGCGCAGGAAGTTACCGTAAGCGGAACAGTAACAAATAAAGAAAACAATCAACCCTTAGAAGGTGTATCTGTGAGAGTGAAGAATTCTACTGCAGGTACAACTACAAACAGTCTTGGCCAGTTTACAATTAAAGCCCCGTCTTCAGAATCCATCCTTACGTTTTCATATGTAGGTTTTGGCATTTTTGAACGCAAAGCCGGAACGTCTGGTTCAATTACAATTGAACTCGAAAGAAAGGAAGACCGCATGGAAGAAGTGGTTGTTATTGGTTACGGAACCAAAAAAAGAGTAAATGTTCAAGGAGCTGTTTCTACAATTAAAGCAGCGGAAATAGAAGATATACCTGTTGCAAATTTGCCATCGGCTTTGGTTAACAGGGTACCTGGTGTTGGAGTGAATTTTAGTTCGGGCAAGCCTGGCTCTACAACAACGCTTAATCTCCGTAACTCAACAACTGCTCCTGCCAGTTTCCCTGGGGGAGCAGGTGGTGTAACCAGTCAACCTTTAATTGTTATTGATGGAATCATTTCCAACCCTGCGCAATGGTCTCAATCAAGTAATGCCGATTTCTTCGAGAACCTGGATGCAAGCCAGATCGAGGATATCACATTTCTGAAAGATGCGTCAGCAGCAATTTATGGTGCAGCGGGTGCTAAAGGTGTGGTGTTGATTACGACAAAAAGAGGTAAAGCAGGAAAACCTAAAATTTCTTATTCAGGCTATTTCGGCGTATCAACCCCAGCTACAAATCCCCAAACGCTTACGGCTTATGAGCATGCTAAATTTTTAAATGATGGATTTATCTTAACAGGTGCTCCGTTAAATCAGCGCTTTTCTCAGGCAGATCTGGATTCATTAAAAGGTCTTGAGGATAAATCGTGGTTCGATTATTTCTGGAAAAATGGTAAAGTGCAGAGACATACTATGACGGTTTCCGGCGGTACTGATAAGATTACATTTTTTGCAGGTGGAAGTTATTATAACGAGAAAGGTAACTATGGCACTGTTGCAACTAACAAATACAGTCTTCGTGCAGGAATGAATGCAAAGATCATTGACGGGCTTACTGCCGACGTTACATTTGCTACCGATTTTAACCGTGAACAAAGTAATAATCACTCAAGTGGAAGTTCCGAAACGGATGATCAAACTATACGCCCTTTATACTTAACTCCGAAATGGGTGCCGGTAATTTTAGGCGACAAATTAGTTGGATTTCAGGGTGCCAATAATACATCTCCTCAAAATCAGAATTGGAGTTTCTTAGGAGTGCATAGGTCTGGGTCTTACAGGGACAACAGATCTCAGGGGCTTGCGGTAAATGCCTCCTTAGAATACAAGCCAAAATTTTTAAAGGGTTTAACTGCAAGGGTACAATTTGGCCAAAATAACAGGAATGCACTCGCTAAAGGATATTTCGCATCTTATCAGGTAGCGAATCTTCAGCGAAGAGGTCAAAATAGTTTATTTTACTCCGATCAGTTGGTTGTTGGCGCAAATCCTACGGTGCGTATTGCCAACAACGACCAAATCCAGGAAGGAACTACCATCTCAAACAGCAATCAATTTTTTACAACACTTTCGTACGGTAAAAAAATCAAGGATCATGATTTTGATGTGATGGTTGGTTTTGACCAAAGTCAATCGGAAGGGCGTAACGTTCTTTTAAACAAAGTGACACAAATTGTTGCCGGAGTAGATGAGTTTTGGGCATTCAGCAATGATCCTACTGCGCTTGGCAGTATAAATGAAGTAGTAAGGCCTACTCAGGCTTTTATCACGGCAAAACGTTCTTATATCAGCCGTGCAAATTATTCTTTTCAAAACAAATATTTCTTTGAATTTGTAGGCCGTGCTGATGCATCGGTAAACTTTTTGCCCGACACCCGTTGGGGCTTCTTTCCTTCAATAGGATTGGGGTGGAAAATAAGTGATGAGAGTTTTTTCAGAAATATTGAGTTTATAAATAACCTCAAAATTAGAGCAACTTATGGATTAGTAGGTGAAGACAGGATTGGTGCCCGTTTATATGAATCACGTTTTTCACAAACTACAGGTATACTGTTTGGTAATACTGCGACAAGCGGACTTGATCCAAGTATTTATCCTAATCCGTTACTTACATGGGAGAAAGCAAGAACACTCAATGTGGGTTTTGATGCTGCTATTCTTAATAACAAAGTCACTATTACCGCAGAATTTTATCAGCGTTATACTTATGATGGTTATGATACTTATTCAGCCAGCGTATTTCCTCCAACTGCCGGCATACCTCCACCAGTTGTTAACTATTATAAACAATTAAGCTGGGGTTCTGAATTTGCAGTTGGTTACCGTACAAAATTTGGAAAAGATTGGGGCTTTAACCTGGATGCGAACTTTGGCTTTAGTAATAGCCAGTTAATGCAATCATTTTATAACGAAAGCCTTCTTGGACAGTTTGGTAACGATCAGTTAGGTATCTTGGTTGGCCGTGACCCACGCAGATACAACGGCAGTAACATTGGCTACATCGCAAAGGGTATTTTAAGAACACAGGCCGATGTTGATGCTATTCTTTCAAAGAATCCGAATTACCTTATTGGCGGAGTTAAGCCACAAGTTGGTTTTATGGATTTTGAAGACATTAACGGCGACGGTCAAATTACAGAAGCAGGGGATGCTACCTTGATGTTCGACAGAACTACACCAATTATCGGCTTCGGTATTACATTCGGATTTACATACAAAACTTTCAGGTTATCGACCAATATGAATCTTTCTATCGGTGGTAAACGTTTCTATGATTCCGACGCAAGACTTGCACCAACTACCGTGCGTAATGCACCTAAATTCTGGGCAGATCATTGGACACCGGAAAACCCAAATGGGAAATTCCCGAGAGCAGATGCGCCACTTGCAACTGCAAACTCAACTTTCTGGGCAGTAAGTGGTACACAAAGCCGGATAAATAACATGGTTTTGTCTTACCAGTTACCTAAAAACATTTCTGGCAAAATAGGTATACCTGACGTGAGAGTTATGCTTACAGGTACTAATCTTTGGAACATAATAAACCCATTAAAATATAAAGATCCGTATACATCCAACTTTGGTACTTATCCAACATTGAGAACAATTTCTCTTGGTATCAATGCAAGTTTATAAGTCGAAATTTCTAAAAAAAATATTATGCGATATATACATAATACAGGGAAAAAAATTGTTATCTCAGCTTTGGCTTTATTGACTTTCTTTTCTGCCTGTAAAAAAAATTCAGAATTTTTTGATATAAAAGACCCGCAAGGAATTGACTCCAGAATTTGGAGCGACGAAGGTGCTGTGGGGTTGTTTCTAAACAGAACATATGGTTTAGTGATGCCGCAATGGCCTACGGGCGGCATTCACGTTACTTCCGATGAATCGAACAACGCTACGACAACGTTTTTATATGGTACCCTGGTAGAAAACTCCGTTCAGGATATAGGAACAGGGAACACTATTACTACCAACCGCTATTTTGATATCCGGCGTTGTAATATTGCTATCGAAGGTCTTAACTCTACCAGTACTTTACCTGAAGCCACAAGGAAAACGTTAAAAGGCCAGTTTTTCTTTTTACGTGCGTTCGTTTACTTCAGGTTAGTTAGCTTGTATGGCGGTGTACCATTGGTGTTGAAATCACAAACACTTGAAGATGAACTAAACGTTCCCCGTGCTAAAACCAGTGAATGTATTGCTGCCATTGTAAAAGATCTTGATTCTGCGACAGCATATCTTCCAGCTGCTTGGGGCACAGCCGAAAAAGGAAGGATAACCAGGGCTGCTTCGTCAGCTATGAAAGGAAAGGTGTTGATGTATTGGGCAAGCCCGCAGTTTAACCCTACAAATATTGTATCACGTTGGGAAGATGCATACCAGGCAAATCTTGCGGCATATAACCAATGCATTGCAGACGGTATTTCGTTGTTTCCAACCTATGCAAATATTTTTACTGTAGAAGACAATGTTGAGGTGCTATTGGTAAGAAAGTACAGTGCGGCGAGAGACGTAGGC
The DNA window shown above is from Lacibacter sp. H375 and carries:
- a CDS encoding family 78 glycoside hydrolase catalytic domain, which codes for MMKKTILINACFLLCTIFVHAQQLTVTNLHCENRNNPLGVDVKQPKLSWQLQSSQQNILQTAFRILVADDEAILKKNIGNVWDSKQIKSSASIQVAYSGKALLSAKKYFWKIQVWDNKGNFSAWSSAAYWQMGLLQTKDWSNAKWIGYEEINDTAIIAPHVHQSGKKAWGPRKDILPVLRKEFAVAKKIKQATVFICGLGHFEVSINGKKIGDHFLAPGWTNYSKHAQYVTFDVTKSIQEGKNAIGVMLGNGFYYIPSERYRKMTGAYGYPKLITKTVIEFTDGTKQQIISDESWKTDKSPIIYSSIFGGEDYDANLFQQGWNEPGFNDAKWKKVIITKGPALLESQMNEPVKVMQHLPTKTKRELKTGVTLYDLGQNFSGVPSITVKGSKGDTVKLICGELINADGTANQTATGSPSFFSYILKGDGEESWHPLFTYTGFRYVEVHCKPKENNQLLPQIIKLEGLHIRNAANTVGSFSCSNDLFNRTHTLIDWAIKSNMVSVFTDCPHREKLGWLEETHLVGASVHYNYDVAALNKKVINDMKNAQYPNGKIPEIAPEFTVFTPPFDESPEWGSAAIIYSWYNYQWYGDKETLLQSYDMMKAYVLYLKSKANNNILSHGLGDWFDIGPKKSGFAQMTKMGITATATFYYDLNIMIKIATMLKKNDDVKFYQQLAADIKAAFNKTFFDPIKLQYDSSSQTANAMALYMGLVEEKNSQAVVDALIREIKGRNNALTAGDIGYRYVLKALEQAGRSDVIFDMNYRDDVPGYGYQLKHGATALTESWQAYESVSNNHFMLGHLMEWFYAGLSGIKQTEQSVAYKEIMIKPEVVGDVTNAKASFESPYGLIKSEWVKTTSSFNLQLQIPANSTAVVYVPAKPGQTVLQNGKKATAVYANGRAVVKIGSGNYQFSVANN
- a CDS encoding zinc-binding alcohol dehydrogenase family protein, which translates into the protein MKALVCQQPGSFEYVEKERPEIQPGRAILKVKRIGICGTDLHAFEGTQPYFAYPRILGHELGCEIVQVDADAGFEVGEHVTLIPYFHCGECIACRNGLPNCCAAINVFGVHVDGGMMEYISVPTSALLHGGDMSFDELALVEPLAIGAHGIRRANVRAGEFVLVIGAGPIGLGIMEFGRIAGGQVIAMDVNDTRLNFCKDKLKVQHTINPLNEDILQRLKEITNGDMPTVVIDATGNQKAINSAFLYMAHGARYVLVGLQKGELIVSHPEFHKREATLMSSRNATQEDFDHVMMCMRNKLVDPATYITHRVKFDEVKDNFKSWLDPKNGVIKAMVEL
- a CDS encoding aldo/keto reductase, producing the protein MQYRTLGKTGMDVSAISLGTWQVGGKWGSAFDEKNADAILNVAVDNGVNFIDTADVYSDGESEKAIGHFLKTRKEKLFVATKCGRQIQPHVNEGYTPAVLRKYVEDSLKRLQIETIDLIQLHCPPTAVYYRPEIFGMFDELKKEGKIQHLGVSVEKIEEALKAIEFDNVTTVQIIFNMFRQRPAELFFEQAKKKNIGVIVRVPLASGLLTGNYTAQTIFESGDHRQFNRNGEAFDKGETFSGIDYATGLQAVEELKQIVPAGKSLAALALKWILDFDAVSTVIPGASKPEQVTRNLEALNEPSLSSEQLQQVQAVYEKYIKASVHHLW
- a CDS encoding sugar-binding domain-containing protein; amino-acid sequence: MKLNKNIVIVVAFLLLSLISSAQVRSVVDFNIGWKFFLGNDSLASETNYNDAKWRSLNLPHDWSIESNFSSSFPATNQGGALPGGVGWYRRTFTVPLTSKNKVTRIEFDGVYKNSEVWINGHYLGKRPYGYINFSYNLTPYLIYGKSNVIVVKVDNSLQPDSRWYSGSGIYRDVKLVTTNNISIAEAGVFITTPVINKNKATVAVQYKVSNSGNQKEIVNLYTDVYDAAGKKIATSKHIVLRAIPAGGYSYADQLQINTPILWSTAKPYLYKAITRIESNGQLIDEVKTNFGIRSFRFDAANGFFLNDEPLKIQGVCMHHDLGALGAAYNHAAAKRQLKILKEMGVNAIRFSHNPPAAAILDLCDEMGFFVQVEAFDMWKKRKNRFDYNLYFDEWHARDIQAMVLRDRNHPSVFMWSIGNEIREQFDSTGTTIAKRLVDLVKAIDTTRPVTCALTENFPEKNFIWKSGALDVLGFNYKLYDYAELPKRFPGQSFVATETASALSSRGSYDMPSDSNRLWPPDGKTPTVKGNADMSVSAYDHVYAYWGSSHEAALLAVNKYKFMSGMFVWSGFDFLGEPVPYAWPARSSYYGIVDLAGFPKDVYYLYQSEWTKKPVLHLFPHWNWNKADTVDVWAYYNNADEVELFLNGKSLGSKSKTTDVLHIKWRVPYQPGVLKAISKKNGKAILTKEIRTAGAPAKIQLIADRTNLKANGKDLSFITARLLDKDGNIVPGADQLIEFSVSGPAFVAGTDNGYPADSSSLKNHKRTTWKGMALAIIQSQGKKGNITVTAKSAGLKLSVISIKSE
- a CDS encoding DUF3826 domain-containing protein gives rise to the protein MKRNLLAYNNYYKLIGSISPSLRLFSANKILILFISFLIAAVVNAQENKTPDPAYIKVITERSAKIVNTLSIKDSVQYKNALAVLVNQYNSINNIHEETKLALAAIKQQSITAQESALQVQKQEEKKVAQLQQLHNSFLAGLQKVISEEQIELVKNAMTYNVLHVTYTAYLDMIPTLKEDQKKKIYDWLIEARELAMDGESSDKKHAIFGKYKGRINNYLSAAGYDLTKEREEWQKRIKAKNESSK